The Candidatus Sysuiplasma acidicola genome window below encodes:
- a CDS encoding hydrolase — MPETNIAASRTALVVIDLQKGITSIPVFPRGSGEVIANAATIANEFRKKKMPVFLVRVMPGQPLGLTPESDAQPPAAQSFPSGWADIVPELGPMEEDVVITKRQWGAFYGTELEMQLRRRGIDTIVLCGISTNIGVESTARFAYEFGFNQIFVEDAMAARSEEEHRLAMRTTFPRMGRVRSTSDVLVALSRC, encoded by the coding sequence ATGCCAGAAACAAACATTGCTGCCAGCAGGACTGCCCTTGTGGTCATAGATCTGCAGAAAGGTATCACCTCAATACCTGTATTCCCGCGTGGTTCCGGTGAAGTCATCGCAAACGCTGCCACGATTGCAAATGAATTCAGAAAGAAGAAGATGCCTGTGTTCCTCGTCCGAGTTATGCCCGGCCAGCCTCTCGGCCTCACGCCGGAAAGCGATGCCCAGCCGCCTGCGGCTCAAAGCTTCCCTTCCGGCTGGGCCGACATTGTTCCAGAACTCGGTCCCATGGAGGAGGATGTTGTCATCACTAAGAGACAGTGGGGCGCATTCTACGGCACGGAACTTGAAATGCAGCTGAGAAGGAGGGGCATCGATACAATCGTGCTGTGCGGCATATCGACGAACATAGGTGTCGAGAGCACGGCGCGATTCGCATACGAGTTCGGATTCAACCAGATATTCGTTGAAGACGCCATGGCTGCAAGATCCGAAGAGGAACACCGTCTTGCCATGCGCACGACGTTTCCGAGGATGGGAAGAGTAAGGAGCACTTCGGATGTGCTTGTGGCGCTGTCCCGCTGCTGA
- a CDS encoding diphosphomevalonate decarboxylase, with translation MSSMKATAVAHPMQGLVKYHGLKDEKLRLPFHDSISVATAPITTTTTIEFGESDQDSAVIDGKKAGGRSFERVLSVVDRVREMASIEEHFRIVSVSDFESGIGLGASASGFAALATAACTAAGLKLDTDRVSAIARLGAGSASRSVAGGFARWYKGSGDDDSIARCIAGPEDLQMGIVVAIVKTVKQTEDAHAEVLHSPLFQGRLAYLDGALDEMEKAIRAGDVDGIGRIAERDTLVLHAVTMTGPGGMLLWKPDTLKVIEEVRAMRKDGLSAYFSIDTGATVYINSPEGESAEVEKRIREIGIETIRCSVGGPSRIIGRHLF, from the coding sequence ATGTCATCAATGAAGGCAACAGCCGTTGCTCACCCAATGCAGGGACTTGTGAAATACCATGGTCTGAAAGATGAAAAATTGCGTCTTCCTTTCCATGATTCCATCTCCGTGGCAACGGCACCGATAACGACCACCACCACCATAGAATTTGGCGAATCTGACCAGGACAGTGCTGTGATAGACGGGAAGAAGGCCGGTGGCAGATCATTTGAGCGCGTGCTGAGCGTCGTCGACCGTGTCAGAGAGATGGCATCAATAGAGGAGCATTTCAGAATAGTATCCGTGAGTGATTTCGAATCAGGCATAGGACTCGGTGCATCCGCCTCGGGATTTGCAGCTCTTGCAACTGCTGCGTGCACTGCCGCGGGACTCAAACTCGATACCGATCGCGTTTCGGCAATCGCCAGACTAGGCGCAGGCTCCGCTTCCAGATCTGTCGCAGGCGGTTTCGCCAGATGGTACAAGGGCAGCGGGGATGATGACAGCATTGCCAGATGTATCGCCGGACCGGAAGATCTTCAGATGGGCATTGTGGTTGCCATAGTGAAAACTGTCAAACAGACAGAGGATGCGCACGCGGAGGTCCTGCATTCACCCTTGTTTCAGGGACGGCTCGCGTATCTGGACGGGGCGCTCGATGAGATGGAGAAAGCAATAAGAGCGGGCGATGTTGACGGGATAGGCAGGATTGCCGAAAGAGATACGCTCGTTCTTCACGCCGTAACCATGACTGGGCCCGGCGGTATGCTGCTGTGGAAACCGGACACGTTGAAAGTAATCGAGGAAGTGCGTGCAATGAGAAAGGATGGGCTGAGCGCCTACTTTTCCATAGATACAGGCGCGACGGTATACATCAACTCCCCTGAAGGCGAATCGGCAGAAGTGGAAAAGAGAATCAGGGAAATCGGAATAGAGACCATACGGTGCAGCGTTGGCGGACCGAGCAGAATCATCGGCAGGCATCTATTTTGA
- a CDS encoding orotate phosphoribosyltransferase-like protein produces MVDVKELASRAMELHRKGLKPMEIGDELHLSPDTVGYLLEEGLEGTLPPSDVKIGWRSVGVSPKRMRLASEILADIAQEEITKQGKPADAVAGIAINGVPFALSMAEIMGLEIIVYRPPPERGKSVGAFSSNYAATAGKRVILVDDVLSTGHAMEFAINDVKASGGEPVMAVVMVNKSSLNEIAGIPLRGMIRARSIGGTILGGGPLRSFAYK; encoded by the coding sequence ATGGTGGACGTGAAGGAACTTGCTTCCAGGGCGATGGAATTGCACAGGAAGGGCCTTAAGCCCATGGAAATAGGAGATGAGCTGCATCTGAGTCCTGACACCGTTGGTTATCTGCTTGAAGAAGGACTGGAAGGAACGCTTCCGCCATCTGACGTGAAAATCGGCTGGCGTTCAGTCGGTGTGAGTCCGAAGAGGATGAGGCTGGCGTCGGAGATTCTTGCCGACATAGCGCAGGAGGAGATAACGAAGCAGGGCAAACCTGCGGACGCCGTTGCAGGCATAGCTATAAACGGGGTGCCGTTCGCCCTGTCCATGGCTGAAATAATGGGACTCGAGATTATCGTCTACCGCCCTCCGCCGGAAAGAGGAAAATCTGTCGGTGCCTTCAGTTCCAATTATGCGGCAACAGCCGGAAAGCGTGTCATACTCGTTGACGATGTATTGTCTACCGGGCACGCAATGGAGTTTGCGATTAATGACGTCAAGGCATCCGGCGGAGAGCCGGTAATGGCCGTTGTGATGGTAAATAAGAGCAGCCTTAACGAGATTGCAGGCATACCGCTGAGGGGAATGATTCGCGCACGTTCCATTGGCGGCACCATACTCGGCGGAGGGCCCCTTCGTTCCTTCGCATACAAGTGA
- a CDS encoding HD domain-containing protein has translation MQDEAERNVLDRTEAMVRNRLCGESSGHDWWHVLRVRRNAALIASAEEGVNTYVVELASLLHDISDWKFNGGDAAAGSREAEEWLRRLGVPEETIRNVCTAISEVSFKGSGTSTIPSTLEGKIVQDADRLDAIGAIGIARAFAYGGRMEREIYDPSVKPHMHRTFEEYKRSRSHTINHFYEKLLLLKDMMNTETARQLAVERHDFMLAYIDRFKREWEGTL, from the coding sequence ATGCAGGATGAGGCTGAGCGGAACGTGCTGGACAGGACGGAAGCGATGGTCAGGAACAGGCTCTGCGGAGAGAGCTCCGGACATGACTGGTGGCATGTTCTGCGAGTCAGGAGAAACGCCGCACTAATTGCCTCTGCAGAGGAAGGCGTGAACACATATGTTGTGGAGCTCGCATCGCTGCTGCATGACATTTCCGACTGGAAGTTCAACGGCGGAGATGCTGCTGCAGGTTCCAGGGAAGCCGAAGAATGGTTGAGAAGGCTCGGAGTGCCTGAAGAGACCATCCGGAACGTGTGCACTGCAATCAGCGAAGTGTCGTTCAAGGGAAGCGGCACGAGCACGATCCCATCCACGCTGGAGGGCAAAATCGTGCAGGACGCTGACAGGCTGGACGCCATAGGGGCGATAGGCATAGCAAGAGCTTTTGCATACGGTGGCAGGATGGAGAGGGAGATATACGACCCGTCGGTAAAACCCCACATGCACCGGACCTTTGAAGAGTACAAGCGAAGCAGGAGTCACACGATTAACCATTTCTATGAAAAATTGCTGCTTCTGAAGGATATGATGAACACTGAAACTGCTAGGCAGTTGGCCGTGGAAAGACATGATTTTATGCTAGCATACATTGACAGATTCAAGCGGGAATGGGAAGGGACTCTCTGA